In Staphylococcus saccharolyticus, one genomic interval encodes:
- a CDS encoding glycosyltransferase family 4 protein, translating into MKSFTFFMHNIYAMGGTVKSVSQLANTLAQKGHPVTIISVFRGADSPYFKLHRDINVKILIDYRFKPQNLTAILANRVRAYTPLLKPKTISQHEPGLSQFSSYVEKKIIKAMKHVKSDVLIGTRASFNILISKYAKKEITTVGMEHMNYDAHSTKYQQEMIASYRNLNKITTLTTADQKKYQSLLKTPVYVVPNMLTEKKIAAPKKNLIISAGRLEYEKGYDLLLESVRLIQDDLRRLHYEIHIYGNGEEKEALIHFINQYQLADIIKIYESTQELSSKLAQSKIVVVPSRNEGFGMIILEAMSQENIVISFEGNVGPDSIVENGKNGYLVSHGNVSELAKRIDLTTQHYNELEHIVTNSKATLKNFSPDAIYQDFISIFN; encoded by the coding sequence ATGAAATCGTTCACGTTTTTCATGCATAATATTTATGCTATGGGTGGAACGGTAAAGTCTGTCTCTCAGCTCGCAAATACTTTAGCTCAAAAAGGACATCCGGTGACTATCATTTCTGTCTTTAGAGGTGCAGACTCGCCCTATTTCAAACTACATCGAGATATTAATGTAAAAATTCTTATTGATTATCGTTTTAAGCCCCAAAATTTAACAGCTATTCTAGCAAATCGCGTTAGAGCCTATACTCCTCTTTTGAAACCTAAGACAATCTCTCAACATGAACCAGGTCTCAGTCAATTTTCAAGTTATGTAGAAAAGAAAATAATTAAAGCTATGAAACATGTAAAAAGCGATGTATTAATAGGAACTAGAGCGAGCTTTAATATCCTTATCTCAAAATATGCCAAAAAAGAAATAACAACAGTTGGAATGGAACATATGAATTATGATGCACATTCTACTAAGTATCAACAAGAAATGATAGCTTCATATCGCAATCTTAATAAAATAACAACTTTAACGACAGCAGATCAAAAAAAATACCAATCTTTACTTAAAACTCCAGTTTATGTCGTTCCAAATATGCTTACCGAGAAAAAAATTGCCGCACCTAAAAAGAACCTTATCATAAGTGCAGGTAGGTTAGAATATGAAAAAGGATATGACTTGTTATTAGAAAGTGTACGTCTTATTCAAGATGACTTAAGACGCCTACATTATGAAATTCATATATATGGAAACGGTGAAGAAAAAGAAGCACTTATTCATTTTATCAATCAATATCAATTAGCTGATATCATCAAAATTTACGAATCCACTCAAGAATTAAGTAGTAAACTAGCTCAAAGTAAAATAGTGGTTGTCCCCTCAAGAAATGAAGGATTTGGTATGATCATCTTAGAAGCAATGTCACAAGAAAATATCGTGATTAGCTTTGAAGGTAATGTGGGACCAGATTCTATTGTAGAGAACGGGAAAAATGGTTATCTTGTGTCACACGGCAATGTTTCTGAACTTGCTAAAAGAATAGATCTTACCACACAACATTATAATGAATTAGAACACATTGTTACCAATAGTAAAGCAACACTTAAAAATTTCAGTCCTGATGCAATCTATCAAGATTTTATTTCCATATTTAATTAA
- a CDS encoding HAMP domain-containing sensor histidine kinase has protein sequence MFKTLYTRIAIYTITVILFSACVSFLLTNVYYHYNLKGPNDAKIMKTLKDARRYESSQDSNHLRNYFNHLGDMNYQVLTVDQQGNKHFYGASFRKDTLSQRAIHNVLKGHDYHGIKNKPFELFVTGFFDNETDNTVGIKFNTTSGSLAVFMRPDIGETFGEFRIFLAVLLTLLLIISISLVIASTYSIIKPVTALKKAASRLMYGDFNTPIRQTRQDEIGTLQSHFDTMRQNLGQVDQMRKHFVQNVSHEIKTPLTHLQRILTQLQITKSNEEKQMYINEIFSITTQVSELTKELLLLSELDNASHLTFKDKIQLKELIINIVRHEQYRTDDKDLVIFTDLDNIHFLGNERLLHQAFSNLIINAIKYSPQHNMIDIRLQQLKDTIIFVVENEGTISEQDAHHIFDRFYKLGDEPNSNGLGLAITQSIIHLHHGEITVKSNKTTCFTVKLFH, from the coding sequence ATGTTTAAAACACTTTATACAAGAATTGCCATCTATACTATTACGGTTATTTTATTTAGTGCATGTGTTAGCTTTCTTCTTACAAATGTCTATTACCACTACAATTTAAAGGGTCCTAACGATGCAAAAATCATGAAGACACTTAAAGATGCACGTCGTTATGAATCATCACAAGATTCTAATCATCTACGTAATTATTTTAATCATTTAGGCGATATGAATTATCAGGTGCTCACTGTTGATCAACAAGGTAATAAGCATTTTTATGGAGCATCTTTTCGTAAAGATACATTATCTCAACGAGCAATACATAACGTATTAAAAGGTCATGATTATCATGGCATTAAAAACAAGCCCTTTGAACTCTTTGTCACTGGATTTTTTGATAATGAAACGGATAATACTGTTGGAATAAAATTTAACACAACAAGTGGTTCGTTGGCAGTCTTTATGCGCCCAGACATTGGTGAAACATTTGGTGAATTTAGAATATTTTTAGCTGTTTTATTAACACTTTTACTAATAATTTCTATTTCGTTAGTTATCGCTTCTACGTATTCAATTATTAAACCGGTCACAGCTTTAAAAAAAGCCGCTTCAAGACTTATGTATGGTGATTTTAATACTCCTATTCGACAAACAAGACAAGATGAAATTGGAACATTGCAATCTCATTTTGATACAATGCGACAAAACTTAGGACAAGTCGACCAAATGAGAAAACATTTTGTTCAAAATGTATCTCACGAAATTAAAACACCTCTCACACATTTACAACGCATACTTACACAGCTTCAAATAACAAAAAGTAATGAAGAAAAACAAATGTACATCAACGAAATATTTAGCATTACAACACAAGTCAGTGAATTAACAAAAGAGTTATTATTGTTATCTGAATTAGATAATGCTTCACATTTAACATTTAAAGACAAGATCCAATTAAAAGAACTAATTATAAATATCGTAAGACATGAGCAATATCGGACAGATGACAAAGATTTAGTAATTTTCACTGACTTAGATAATATCCATTTCCTAGGAAACGAACGTTTGTTACATCAGGCCTTTAGTAATTTAATTATTAATGCAATTAAATATTCACCGCAACATAATATGATTGACATCCGTTTACAACAGCTTAAAGATACAATTATATTTGTTGTTGAAAATGAAGGAACTATCTCAGAGCAAGATGCTCATCACATTTTTGATAGATTTTATAAATTAGGTGATGAACCTAATAGTAATGGCTTGGGACTTGCGATTACTCAATCAATCATTCATTTACACCACGGAGAAATCACAGTCAAGTCAAATAAAACGACATGTTTTACTGTGAAGTTATTTCATTAG
- a CDS encoding response regulator transcription factor: protein MIHCLIVDDDEKLVKYVANHLSQENFCTHSFFSGEEALDYLEDKPVDIAIVDIMMKGMNGFELCKVLKEDYDIPVIMLTARDALSDKERAFLSGTDDYVTKPFEVKELLFRIRAVLRRYQINASDEVKLGNLTLNQSYMELSVNSKTMTLPNKEFQVIFLLTSNPKHIFTRNDMIEKIWGFDYEGDDRTVDVHIKRLRQRLSKLGATISIQTVRGQGYRVNNYV, encoded by the coding sequence ATGATACATTGCTTAATTGTTGATGATGATGAAAAACTAGTAAAATACGTTGCTAATCATTTAAGTCAAGAAAATTTTTGCACGCATTCTTTTTTTAGTGGTGAAGAAGCACTCGATTATCTTGAAGATAAACCTGTAGATATCGCGATTGTCGATATTATGATGAAAGGCATGAACGGTTTTGAACTTTGTAAAGTTCTCAAAGAAGACTATGATATACCAGTTATTATGCTTACTGCAAGAGATGCTTTAAGTGATAAGGAACGCGCTTTTTTAAGTGGAACTGATGATTATGTTACAAAACCTTTTGAAGTTAAAGAGTTGTTATTTAGAATCCGAGCCGTTTTAAGACGCTATCAAATTAATGCAAGTGATGAGGTGAAATTAGGCAATCTGACATTAAACCAGTCTTACATGGAACTCTCCGTTAATTCAAAAACGATGACACTTCCTAATAAAGAATTTCAAGTAATTTTCTTATTAACATCGAATCCTAAACACATTTTTACGCGTAATGACATGATTGAGAAGATTTGGGGATTTGACTACGAAGGCGATGATCGTACAGTTGATGTTCATATTAAACGTTTACGTCAACGCTTAAGTAAATTAGGTGCAACCATTTCCATTCAAACAGTACGAGGTCAAGGTTATAGGGTGAATAATTATGTTTAA
- a CDS encoding ABC transporter permease codes for MNLAWKEIAFYKFRFILITFIIFLMAVMVLFISGLAQGLARENVSIFEQIKSNQFIIQKMKDPQLEKSVISKSKQDEISNTINEKPLKMAGKTFKINDNEENVMAINHVKLHQPSLKSGTYPKGSNEIAINEKLTAEGLHQGDKFKIKDDDMTYKVVGILNNTMYAHSNVVMMDQSKINQEHNVATFYAVNQQSKTEKAQLGKIDGIQTTSTKMLTDNIASYHAEQSPLNMMIISLYVITAIVLSAFFYVMTIQKTSEIGILKAIGITTKHLLISLIIQISIISFVGVALAEGMIMLMGQLLPVSMPFHISPHNLVIVLIVFMIVGLIGTSLSFVKLIKIDPIEAIGGAQ; via the coding sequence ATGAACTTAGCTTGGAAAGAAATTGCATTTTATAAATTTAGATTTATACTAATTACATTTATTATTTTCTTAATGGCAGTTATGGTTCTTTTTATAAGTGGGTTAGCCCAAGGGTTAGCTCGAGAAAATGTTTCAATATTTGAGCAAATTAAGAGCAACCAATTTATTATTCAAAAAATGAAAGATCCTCAATTAGAGAAATCAGTCATTTCAAAAAGTAAACAAGATGAAATTTCTAACACAATCAATGAGAAGCCTTTGAAAATGGCAGGAAAAACATTCAAAATTAATGATAATGAAGAAAATGTGATGGCCATCAATCACGTTAAACTTCACCAACCTAGTTTGAAATCTGGAACGTATCCTAAAGGTTCAAATGAAATAGCCATCAACGAAAAACTAACCGCTGAAGGACTTCATCAAGGAGATAAATTTAAAATAAAGGATGATGATATGACATATAAAGTAGTTGGTATTTTAAATAATACAATGTATGCGCATAGTAATGTAGTCATGATGGATCAATCAAAAATTAATCAAGAACATAATGTAGCAACGTTTTATGCTGTCAATCAACAGTCTAAAACAGAGAAAGCGCAACTAGGGAAGATTGATGGTATTCAAACTACAAGTACAAAAATGTTAACCGATAATATAGCAAGTTATCATGCTGAACAAAGCCCATTAAATATGATGATAATTAGCTTGTACGTTATTACTGCGATTGTATTAAGTGCGTTTTTCTATGTTATGACGATTCAGAAAACATCTGAAATTGGAATATTAAAAGCAATCGGGATAACAACAAAACATTTATTAATCTCACTGATTATTCAAATATCTATCATTTCATTTGTTGGAGTAGCTTTAGCAGAAGGAATGATTATGTTAATGGGCCAACTCTTACCAGTATCGATGCCATTTCACATTAGTCCACACAATTTAGTCATTGTTCTTATTGTATTTATGATAGTAGGACTTATTGGTACATCATTATCATTTGTAAAATTAATAAAAATTGATCCTATCGAAGCTATAGGAGGTGCTCAATAA
- a CDS encoding ABC transporter ATP-binding protein, translating to MSLVVKEISKTFGEKNSKTEVLRDINFEVEDGEFVILNGASGSGKTTLLTILGGLLSQTSGSILYQGQSLFNKQTSNTELRLKDIGFIFQSSHLVPYLSVLDQLILVGKETGISSKEAKDRAISLLKSIGLKERLKSYPHMLSGGEKQRVAIMRALMNHPKIILADEPTASLDAQRAQDVVHMIKQQIKEHQMIGIMITHDESLFKYADRIIELYDGKIVKE from the coding sequence ATGAGTCTAGTAGTAAAAGAAATTAGTAAAACGTTTGGAGAAAAAAATTCAAAAACAGAAGTGCTAAGAGATATTAATTTTGAAGTAGAAGATGGAGAATTCGTTATATTAAATGGTGCTTCTGGATCAGGTAAGACAACACTGTTAACTATTTTAGGTGGTCTCTTATCACAAACTTCCGGTAGTATCCTATATCAAGGGCAATCCTTATTTAATAAGCAGACAAGCAATACTGAACTTAGACTTAAGGATATAGGATTTATCTTTCAATCATCACATTTAGTTCCTTATCTAAGCGTATTAGATCAACTAATTTTAGTAGGAAAAGAAACAGGGATATCCAGTAAAGAAGCTAAAGATAGAGCAATAAGCTTATTAAAAAGTATAGGTTTAAAAGAACGTCTTAAAAGTTATCCGCATATGTTATCGGGTGGAGAAAAGCAACGCGTTGCCATCATGAGAGCTTTAATGAACCATCCTAAAATAATTTTAGCAGATGAACCGACAGCAAGTTTAGATGCCCAACGAGCTCAAGATGTTGTTCATATGATTAAACAACAAATCAAAGAACATCAAATGATAGGAATTATGATTACGCATGACGAAAGTTTATTTAAATATGCTGATCGTATCATCGAATTATATGATGGGAAAATAGTGAAAGAGTAA
- a CDS encoding MarR family winged helix-turn-helix transcriptional regulator — translation MVRRIEDHISFLEKFINDVNTLTAKLLKDLQNDYGISAEQSSVLNMLNNESLTVSQITEKQGVNKAAVSRRVKKLLDADLVKLERPHSKIDQRLKIVMLSDKGKKYITERKAIISNIANDMTSDFATNEIEKVRQVLEVIDYRIQSYNSKL, via the coding sequence ATGGTAAGAAGAATAGAAGATCATATCTCGTTTTTAGAAAAGTTTATTAATGATGTCAATACATTGACTGCAAAATTGCTTAAGGATTTACAAAATGATTATGGTATATCTGCAGAACAATCAAGTGTGCTTAATATGCTCAATAATGAGTCTCTTACAGTTAGTCAGATTACTGAAAAACAAGGTGTGAATAAGGCAGCTGTAAGTAGAAGAGTTAAAAAGTTATTAGATGCAGATTTAGTAAAATTAGAAAGGCCTCATTCTAAAATTGATCAGCGGTTAAAAATTGTTATGTTATCCGATAAAGGAAAAAAGTATATTACTGAAAGAAAGGCGATTATAAGTAATATAGCCAATGATATGACGAGTGATTTTGCAACGAATGAGATTGAAAAAGTGAGACAAGTACTTGAAGTTATCGATTATCGTATTCAATCGTACAATTCTAAATTATAA
- a CDS encoding zinc ribbon domain-containing protein produces the protein MSQCPNCDHTINDDATQCPNCGQSLTSNKKRKNKSKSSSQSSNDNATNLKLRRVVPIGIIYFIVILFIVLFFLLKNFNSPDAQAKILINAVDNNDTQKVATLLSTKENKVDADEAQEYINYVKKEVGIKSFINDIRQTVKKLNDSNSSVASYIQTRSGQDVLRISKNGTRYLFFDNMSFTAPTKQPIAKPKEKTKYELKTGGKRKTVIAEADKNTPLGNFISGTYHLPAKKTTKNGTFNGYLNFDFKESNSETVDVSEDFDQSYLNIKFKGANKLNSNSEKVKINDRTMYYSHSKEYGPYPKTKDITISATGKAKGKTFSSETKTISADDLKDNTKVTLEFDSDKINSYVEKKEKEENSLKNKLTEFFSGYSLAVNSAFNMNNFDFISSYFKKNSSIYKEMKNSFTTHSTVDINSPLVLSASRSGDKIKTTIQQIDSYGHYINKDYELEIDSDNSNMQLTKED, from the coding sequence ATGAGTCAATGCCCAAATTGTGATCATACAATCAATGACGATGCAACTCAATGTCCTAATTGTGGGCAATCATTAACAAGTAATAAAAAAAGAAAAAATAAGTCTAAATCCTCATCTCAATCATCGAATGATAATGCTACTAATCTTAAATTACGCAGAGTTGTTCCAATAGGAATTATTTATTTTATTGTCATACTTTTTATAGTTTTATTTTTCCTGCTGAAAAATTTTAATTCACCAGATGCACAAGCTAAAATTTTAATTAATGCTGTAGATAATAATGACACACAAAAGGTAGCTACCTTATTAAGTACGAAAGAGAATAAAGTCGACGCTGATGAAGCACAAGAATATATTAATTATGTAAAAAAAGAAGTAGGTATTAAAAGTTTTATCAACGATATTAGACAAACAGTTAAAAAGCTTAATGATAGTAATTCTAGCGTAGCTTCATATATTCAAACAAGAAGTGGTCAAGATGTATTAAGGATAAGTAAAAACGGTACAAGATATTTATTTTTTGATAATATGAGTTTTACTGCTCCAACAAAACAGCCTATTGCTAAACCTAAAGAAAAGACAAAATATGAGTTGAAAACTGGTGGCAAGAGAAAAACTGTCATTGCTGAAGCTGATAAAAATACACCACTAGGAAACTTTATTTCAGGTACTTATCATTTACCTGCTAAAAAAACTACAAAAAATGGAACTTTCAATGGGTATTTAAATTTTGATTTTAAAGAAAGTAATTCAGAAACCGTTGATGTGTCAGAAGATTTTGACCAATCTTATCTCAATATTAAGTTTAAGGGCGCTAATAAATTAAACAGTAATTCTGAAAAAGTGAAGATTAATGATCGCACAATGTACTATTCACATTCAAAAGAATATGGGCCGTATCCTAAAACGAAAGATATTACTATTTCAGCTACTGGAAAAGCAAAAGGTAAAACATTTAGTTCAGAGACTAAAACAATCAGTGCGGATGACTTAAAAGACAATACAAAAGTAACATTAGAATTTGATAGTGATAAAATTAATAGCTATGTTGAAAAAAAAGAAAAAGAAGAAAATAGTCTTAAAAATAAATTAACCGAATTTTTTAGTGGCTATTCTTTAGCAGTGAATTCTGCTTTTAATATGAATAATTTTGATTTTATTTCTAGTTATTTTAAGAAAAATTCTTCTATTTATAAAGAAATGAAAAATAGTTTTACTACACATTCAACAGTTGATATTAATTCTCCACTAGTATTAAGTGCGAGTCGCAGTGGAGATAAGATTAAAACAACAATTCAACAGATTGATTCCTATGGTCATTATATAAATAAAGATTATGAATTAGAAATTGATTCAGATAATAGTAATATGCAATTAACGAAAGAGGATTAG
- a CDS encoding multidrug effflux MFS transporter has protein sequence MRKSVNKSILFIVILGVLTAFGPLSIDMFLPGLPDIKADFGTSDSTA, from the coding sequence ATGAGAAAGTCTGTGAATAAATCTATTTTATTCATAGTGATATTGGGGGTTTTGACTGCGTTTGGGCCATTATCAATAGATATGTTTTTACCTGGATTACCTGATATTAAAGCTGATTTTGGCACGTCCGACTCTACTGCTTAA
- a CDS encoding MFS transporter has protein sequence MVGLAFGNLFAGPISDTLGRRKSLIVAMIIFTLASIGIVFVTNIWIMITLRLVQGLIGGAGEIISRAIASDMYSGNELTKFLSLLNVSQRYCTCNSSCAWWLNFEFCHMANGVYCVLTIFGLMMLFGILFKVTESLSNDRRVDSHLSTLFQSFKFLFMTPRFVLPMLIQGFSFILLFTYISASPFIVQKIYGFSPLQFSIMFASIGITLTISSQLTGKLVDYVERHLLLRMMTMIQILGVVIVTVTLINHFNTLIFGFLPLALLFFLLQ, from the coding sequence ATGGTGGGCTTAGCATTTGGTAATCTTTTTGCCGGCCCTATTTCTGATACTCTAGGGCGAAGAAAATCACTCATTGTTGCAATGATTATTTTTACACTTGCAAGTATAGGAATTGTCTTTGTTACAAATATTTGGATAATGATTACACTTCGATTAGTTCAAGGACTAATTGGTGGTGCAGGGGAGATTATTTCTAGGGCCATTGCAAGCGATATGTATTCTGGTAATGAATTGACTAAATTCTTATCTCTCCTAAATGTTAGTCAACGGTATTGCACCTGTAATAGCTCCTGCGCTTGGTGGCTTAATTTTGAGTTTTGCCACATGGCGAATGGTGTTTATTGTGTTTTAACCATTTTTGGTTTAATGATGCTATTTGGGATTCTATTTAAGGTTACAGAGTCATTGAGTAATGATCGTCGAGTCGATAGCCATTTAAGTACACTATTTCAAAGCTTTAAGTTTCTGTTTATGACACCGCGCTTTGTATTACCAATGCTTATTCAAGGGTTTTCATTTATCTTATTATTCACTTATATTTCTGCATCACCATTTATTGTCCAAAAAATTTATGGGTTTTCACCTTTACAATTTAGTATCATGTTTGCATCTATTGGTATTACGTTGACTATTTCTAGTCAGTTAACAGGAAAGCTCGTTGATTATGTTGAAAGACACTTACTTTTAAGAATGATGACAATGATACAAATTTTAGGAGTCGTTATTGTTACAGTGACTTTAATCAATCACTTTAACACTTTAATTTTTGGATTCTTGCCATTGGCTTTGTTATTCTTCTTGCTCCAGTAA
- a CDS encoding TetR/AcrR family transcriptional regulator, producing the protein MKQRAKYRIIKSLVELLEDYPFEEITTKMVCAYSGVNRSTFYDHFQDKYQLLEKIQNYHLNKYMTLLNSFYHDFHNIKTDQKKLYKFFLLIAKYIKRKEAYFKATLVTHPNKDIALDYINVTKCYYEKVMDRYETSITNKRMFIIYSVGGQAGIFIDWLRNGCEESPKEVAEVLLANTVKLQR; encoded by the coding sequence ATGAAACAACGTGCAAAATATAGAATTATAAAGAGTCTTGTTGAACTATTAGAAGATTATCCATTTGAGGAAATCACAACTAAAATGGTTTGTGCATATAGTGGCGTAAATCGTTCTACTTTTTACGATCATTTTCAAGATAAATATCAATTATTAGAAAAAATTCAAAATTATCACCTAAATAAGTATATGACGTTACTTAATTCTTTCTATCATGATTTTCATAATATTAAAACTGATCAAAAGAAATTATATAAATTTTTCTTACTTATTGCTAAATACATTAAACGTAAAGAAGCATATTTTAAAGCAACTTTAGTAACGCATCCAAATAAAGATATCGCTTTAGATTATATTAATGTAACCAAATGTTACTACGAAAAAGTGATGGACAGATATGAAACTTCTATTACCAATAAACGTATGTTTATTATTTATTCAGTAGGAGGCCAAGCTGGTATATTTATTGATTGGTTACGTAATGGTTGCGAAGAATCTCCTAAAGAAGTTGCTGAAGTTCTATTAGCAAATACTGTAAAATTACAACGTTAA